One part of the Pogona vitticeps strain Pit_001003342236 chromosome W, PviZW2.1, whole genome shotgun sequence genome encodes these proteins:
- the LOC144585043 gene encoding uncharacterized protein LOC144585043, with product MGTHTGEKPYKCMECGKSFSHSSDLKVHQRTHTGEKPHKCMECGKSFSHSGDLKVHLRKHTGEKPHKCMECGKSFSRSGNLRLHQRTHTGQKPYKCMECGKSFSLSGYLTSHQRTHTGEKPHICMECGKSFSRSDALTSHQRSHTGEKPHKCMECGKSFSDRGQLRIHQRTHTGEKPHKCMECGKSFCQSGQLRVHQRTHTGEKPYKCMECGKSFSLSSYLTSHQRTHTGEKPHKCTECGKTFTHSGHLKIHERTHTGE from the exons ATGGG gacccacactggggagaaaccatataagtgcatggaatgtggaaagagctttagtcacagtagtgaccttaaggtacatcaaaggacccacactggggagaaaccacataaatgcatggaatgtggaaagagctttagtcacagtggtgaccttaaggtac ATCTAAGgaagcacactggggagaaaccacataaatgcatggaatgtggaaagagctttagtcgcagtggtaatcttaggttacatcaaaggacccacactggacagaaaccatataaatgcatggaatgtggaaagagttttagtctcAGTGGttaccttacgtcacatcaaaggacccacactggggagaaaccacatatatgcatggaatgtggaaagagctttagtcgcagtgatgcccttacgtcacatcaaaggtctcacactggggagaaaccacataaatgcatggaatgtggaaagagctttagtgacaggggtcagcttaggatacatcaaaggacccacactggggagaaaccacataaatgcatggaatgtggaaagagcttttgtcagagtggtcagcttagggtacatcaaaggacccacactggggagaaaccatataaatgcatggaatgtggaaagagctttagtctcagtagttaccttacgtcacatcaaaggacccacacgggggagaaaccacataaatgcacggaatgtggaaagacctttactcACAGTGGTCACCTTAAGATACatgaaaggacccacactggggagtaa